Proteins encoded in a region of the Bacteroidota bacterium genome:
- a CDS encoding response regulator, whose amino-acid sequence MESSAVKERINILMIEDNDDFGKLVELYLSHHPDYIFNLVWKKSGEEGLSEFDANSNYHVILMDYNLPGINGVEVTSALVQRGITVPIVFITVNRDFNLAVETMKLGVEDFLVKEEISTPVLPRTIVSVLERVRLRQQLSALEISSQRIEAIQELVLGISQDLVTPLDAMKKNVDVLMRSQVATDMKMYLRIINENVERMQLKLSRLKSLKEDKTVQYIKNIKMIDISD is encoded by the coding sequence GTGGAATCCAGTGCAGTGAAAGAACGGATCAATATTTTAATGATCGAGGACAACGACGACTTCGGCAAACTCGTTGAACTTTATTTGTCCCATCATCCGGATTACATTTTTAATCTCGTATGGAAGAAGAGCGGCGAAGAGGGGCTCAGCGAATTCGACGCGAACTCAAACTACCACGTCATCTTGATGGATTACAACCTGCCGGGGATAAACGGCGTTGAGGTGACCAGTGCTTTGGTGCAGCGCGGCATCACCGTCCCGATCGTCTTTATTACCGTGAACCGCGATTTCAACCTTGCCGTCGAGACAATGAAGCTCGGCGTGGAAGATTTTCTTGTGAAGGAAGAGATCTCGACGCCGGTTCTGCCGAGAACGATCGTCAGCGTGCTGGAGCGTGTGCGATTGCGGCAGCAATTGTCCGCCCTTGAAATCAGCAGTCAAAGGATCGAAGCGATCCAGGAGTTGGTGCTGGGCATCAGCCAGGATCTCGTGACGCCCCTCGATGCGATGAAGAAGAATGTCGATGTCCTGATGCGCAGTCAGGTTGCGACGGACATGAAGATGTACCTCCGCATCATCAATGAGAATGTCGAGCGGATGCAGCTGAAGCTGAGCCGTTTGAAATCACTGAAAGAGGATAAGACGGTTCAGTATATCAAGAACATCAAAATGATCGATATCTCCGACTAA
- the htpX gene encoding zinc metalloprotease HtpX, producing MNTMKTAFLMTLMMVLLLLIGEAFGGGQGLVLAFMFSLLMNFGMYWFSDKVVLMMYHAKEVTEMEEPRLVQMIRKLAAQAQLPMLNVYIIPDETPNAFATGRNPSHAAIAVTSGILKLLNDDELEGVLSHELAHVKHRDMLTGTIVAAMVGTITFIARMAGWAMMFSGGRRDERNSGNGLSELLLLILAPIAAVLLQLAISRSREFAADAGGSTISGKPRSLANALKKLEQGSERTALENAGPATAHMFIVNPLRSGGIMKLFSTHPPIEERIERLEEIAVHGM from the coding sequence ATGAATACGATGAAGACAGCGTTCTTAATGACGCTGATGATGGTGCTCTTGCTTCTGATCGGCGAAGCATTCGGCGGAGGACAGGGATTAGTTCTCGCGTTCATGTTCTCACTCCTCATGAATTTTGGCATGTATTGGTTCTCGGATAAAGTTGTGCTCATGATGTACCATGCAAAAGAAGTGACTGAAATGGAAGAGCCGCGACTGGTCCAGATGATAAGGAAATTGGCCGCGCAGGCACAGCTTCCGATGCTGAACGTATATATCATTCCCGATGAAACGCCGAATGCCTTTGCCACCGGCCGGAATCCGTCTCATGCTGCGATTGCCGTCACTTCGGGAATACTTAAACTGCTCAACGATGATGAGTTGGAAGGCGTGCTTTCGCACGAGCTAGCCCATGTCAAGCACAGGGATATGCTGACCGGAACCATCGTTGCAGCGATGGTCGGGACTATCACGTTCATTGCCAGGATGGCCGGCTGGGCTATGATGTTCTCAGGCGGACGGCGCGATGAGAGAAATTCCGGGAACGGACTATCTGAGCTCCTGCTCCTCATCCTCGCGCCGATCGCGGCGGTCCTCCTTCAGCTTGCGATCTCGCGTTCTCGCGAATTTGCCGCGGATGCCGGCGGTTCAACGATTAGCGGCAAGCCTCGGAGCCTGGCAAACGCATTAAAGAAACTTGAACAGGGATCGGAACGCACCGCTCTGGAAAATGCCGGACCGGCGACCGCACACATGTTTATTGTCAACCCTCTTCGAAGCGGGGGC
- a CDS encoding PAS domain S-box protein, with protein sequence MYSIDGDVIRLAGEYAYPKRFRHLLVQYRLRDSHLKKVVRRKKAVVTTFENEKIFPPQSGLPARFRSLPVVEIPVLDGRRVAGVVELVGVSLAGLVGMEELFFEKLSRFSLPLLHAFSEKKSRRIESPQYEPIIEGMADGVVIVRDLRILYVNAALRSMFGYDSAAPLLNKSIETIIAPEDRERVIERSRSRSEGKNVPSRYEYKAMRKNGTLFDVEVVVSAVPYEGGQAVVALHRDITLKRAIEKELQQSEQMFRNVIDGVLTVGDALVLTNLEGKVLQVNNEFERLTGIKKSDAIGKEFPYEWLLDEEMARYVLWIKELREKKSLRDFDIHWKDTGGKMISVSMNTTLLYNALNRPVAMMNMARDISERKNLEEINRLQLERLRVLYELSRTLTSLLKINEIADAVYRHLVEVLPFDAFFIDLFEETTGTVRNIICYDTINEKKVKVQPDKGESAIRPGTGIAKVIEARQSLLENREADSPEPVRHPFGDKGRRSLSLLYIPMFSREKTIGVLSIQSYTPNLYKESHIRLLESFANLAAIAFEKAKLYEETISKSIQLQNRNKELDDFTYVVSHDLKEPLITVEGYSRILLKDHVQDKNSAASEYIQSIIQSCSRMKGLIDDLLVLSRVSRFSELTETVSLNDVINEVLDDLKFSIQEKRAEIVAPRGEFSYQCNPTQIKLVLRNLISNGIKFNSDERPFVKITIEENEKRVLISVQDNGIGIEKKFFDKIFVIFQRLNTDHEGSGAGLAIVKKIVELYQGQIWLESEIGKGTTFYVSLPK encoded by the coding sequence TTGTATAGCATCGATGGCGATGTGATCCGGCTGGCGGGAGAATATGCTTATCCAAAACGGTTTCGTCATTTGCTTGTACAATATCGACTCCGTGACTCTCATCTCAAAAAGGTTGTACGGAGAAAGAAAGCGGTCGTCACAACATTTGAGAATGAAAAAATATTTCCGCCTCAGTCCGGTCTTCCTGCCCGATTTCGCTCGCTTCCTGTCGTCGAGATCCCGGTCCTCGACGGCCGCCGTGTAGCTGGTGTTGTAGAACTCGTCGGCGTTTCCCTTGCCGGGCTCGTCGGGATGGAAGAACTTTTCTTCGAAAAACTGAGCCGGTTTTCCCTTCCGCTTCTTCACGCCTTCTCTGAGAAAAAATCGCGGCGGATAGAATCCCCCCAATATGAACCGATCATCGAAGGGATGGCAGACGGAGTCGTCATCGTCCGCGACTTGAGGATCCTTTACGTCAATGCCGCTCTAAGAAGTATGTTCGGGTACGACAGCGCTGCTCCTCTTCTCAATAAGAGCATAGAGACGATCATCGCTCCGGAGGATCGGGAGCGGGTCATCGAGAGAAGCAGGAGCAGGAGCGAAGGGAAAAATGTCCCCTCACGCTATGAATACAAGGCTATGAGAAAAAACGGGACATTGTTCGATGTTGAGGTGGTGGTCAGCGCTGTTCCGTATGAGGGGGGACAGGCTGTCGTGGCGCTGCACAGGGATATCACGCTGAAACGGGCCATTGAAAAAGAACTGCAGCAGTCCGAACAGATGTTCCGCAATGTGATCGACGGTGTGCTCACGGTCGGCGATGCGCTCGTTCTCACGAACCTCGAAGGAAAAGTTCTGCAGGTGAACAACGAGTTTGAACGGCTGACGGGCATCAAAAAATCCGATGCGATCGGAAAAGAATTTCCGTACGAATGGCTTCTCGACGAAGAGATGGCCCGTTACGTGCTGTGGATAAAAGAACTTCGGGAGAAGAAGAGCCTCCGGGACTTCGATATTCATTGGAAAGATACGGGCGGGAAAATGATCTCCGTCAGCATGAACACGACGCTGCTTTACAATGCGCTCAATCGCCCCGTCGCCATGATGAACATGGCACGCGACATCAGCGAGCGAAAGAACCTGGAAGAGATCAACCGCCTTCAGCTTGAACGGCTTCGCGTGCTGTATGAACTGAGCAGGACACTCACGTCGCTTCTCAAAATTAACGAAATTGCAGATGCCGTATACCGGCACCTCGTCGAGGTCCTTCCGTTCGACGCTTTTTTCATAGACCTCTTTGAGGAAACGACCGGAACGGTGCGGAACATTATATGCTACGACACCATCAACGAGAAAAAAGTAAAGGTCCAACCGGACAAAGGAGAAAGTGCGATTCGTCCGGGAACCGGGATCGCAAAAGTGATCGAGGCGAGACAATCACTTCTTGAAAACCGGGAAGCGGACTCTCCGGAGCCGGTGCGCCATCCGTTCGGCGACAAGGGCCGGCGCTCGCTCTCGCTCCTATACATTCCGATGTTCTCGAGGGAAAAAACGATAGGCGTTCTGTCGATACAAAGTTATACGCCGAATCTCTACAAGGAATCGCACATTCGTCTTCTTGAAAGTTTTGCGAACCTGGCCGCCATTGCATTCGAAAAGGCCAAGCTCTACGAAGAGACAATCTCAAAGTCGATCCAGCTCCAAAATCGGAATAAAGAGCTGGACGATTTCACCTACGTTGTCTCCCACGATTTGAAGGAGCCGTTGATCACCGTCGAGGGGTACAGCAGGATTCTCCTCAAAGATCATGTGCAAGACAAGAACAGCGCTGCCTCAGAATACATTCAATCGATCATTCAGTCGTGCTCCAGAATGAAAGGGTTGATCGATGACCTTCTGGTGCTCTCCCGCGTTTCGCGTTTTTCGGAACTCACGGAAACGGTCTCGCTGAATGATGTGATCAACGAAGTCCTTGATGATTTGAAATTTTCGATCCAGGAAAAGCGTGCAGAGATTGTGGCTCCCCGGGGCGAGTTTTCGTATCAATGCAATCCGACTCAAATCAAACTTGTGCTGCGGAATCTTATCTCGAATGGGATCAAGTTTAACAGCGATGAACGCCCCTTTGTCAAGATCACCATCGAGGAAAACGAAAAAAGGGTTCTTATTTCTGTCCAAGACAACGGCATCGGCATCGAAAAAAAGTTTTTTGACAAGATATTTGTTATCTTTCAACGATTGAACACCGATCACGAGGGCAGCGGAGCCGGCCTGGCGATCGTCAAAAAGATCGTTGAGCTCTACCAAGGGCAAATCTGGCTTGAATCGGAGATCGGGAAAGGGACGACGTTCTATGTTTCCTTGCCCAAATAA
- a CDS encoding TPM domain-containing protein, whose protein sequence is MARQNLFILFLLFLIAVLPLRAQELSVPQLHEHVTDFTNTLEYSEWRALENELKQFEDSTSTQIAVVIIPSLQGNDITDFSLKIAEANKIGRKGKDNGLLILIAKNDKEIRFEVGYGLEGSLPDALCDQIIRNVMRPRFREGDFYGGIGAAVEDVIKATKGEYKAEPRSKYKITNFGGVLLAIILFFVFGTSMFGGRRRYGISSRGYYRSGYWGGGFGGGGFFGGGGFGGGGGGWSGGGGSFGGGGASGSW, encoded by the coding sequence ATGGCAAGACAGAACCTTTTTATCCTCTTTCTATTGTTTCTGATCGCAGTGCTCCCGCTGCGGGCGCAGGAATTATCGGTACCGCAGCTGCACGAACATGTCACCGATTTTACCAACACGCTGGAATATTCCGAATGGCGCGCCCTGGAAAATGAGTTAAAGCAGTTCGAAGACAGCACGTCTACGCAAATTGCCGTCGTCATCATCCCTTCGTTGCAAGGGAATGACATTACCGACTTCTCGCTGAAAATTGCAGAAGCGAACAAGATCGGTAGGAAAGGAAAGGACAACGGTCTTCTGATCCTGATCGCCAAGAATGATAAAGAGATCAGGTTCGAGGTCGGTTACGGTCTCGAGGGATCGTTGCCCGATGCGTTGTGCGATCAGATCATCCGGAATGTGATGCGTCCGCGGTTCCGCGAAGGGGATTTTTACGGCGGTATTGGCGCGGCGGTCGAAGATGTCATCAAGGCAACGAAGGGGGAATACAAAGCAGAGCCTCGTTCGAAATATAAGATCACAAATTTCGGCGGCGTACTGCTGGCGATTATCTTGTTCTTTGTCTTTGGCACATCCATGTTCGGCGGCAGACGCCGGTACGGTATTTCATCGCGCGGTTACTATCGCTCAGGATATTGGGGAGGAGGATTCGGGGGCGGGGGATTTTTCGGCGGGGGAGGCTTTGGCGGTGGCGGCGGGGGATGGTCCGGCGGCGGCGGTTCATTCGGCGGCGGCGGCGCAAGCGGAAGCTGGTAA
- a CDS encoding aspartate aminotransferase family protein yields the protein MTSQEIADITARNTFGTWRFQKGWKPLHVVDAEGCYFTDASGKKYLDFSSQLMCVTLGHKNKAVIKAIEDQARRLPYIAPGFATDVRAELSKLLLEVLPKGLEKFFFTTSGTEANEAAFKIARMYTGKTKIIARYHSYHGSTMGSIAATGDPRRWAMEPSGKIPGVIFAPEVNCYRCPLHHTYPECGVACVEYVDHMIENESDVAAVIVEPVVGTNGVLIPPNEYIPRLRQICDKHNVLLIADEVMSGWGRTGKWFAMDHWDVKPDILTTAKGITTAYVPLGLCATTKKIADYFDDHYFSHGHTYEAHPLTLAPAIAAINEVKRLDLVHRANETGAYLGSRLQGLKAHHRSIGEVRGIGLFWAIDLVKSQKTKEPFNSYKDKISGAPLLVEKVNMEMMKKGVFVQAWVSHFVIAPPLIITKEEIDLAMDAFDDALKLADEQCSE from the coding sequence ATGACTTCTCAGGAAATAGCAGACATCACTGCAAGGAATACTTTTGGAACATGGAGGTTCCAGAAAGGTTGGAAGCCGCTGCATGTCGTGGATGCAGAAGGATGCTACTTTACCGATGCGAGCGGGAAAAAATATTTGGATTTTTCCTCACAGCTGATGTGCGTAACGCTGGGACACAAGAATAAAGCCGTCATCAAGGCCATTGAGGACCAGGCGCGGCGGCTTCCGTACATTGCCCCTGGGTTTGCGACAGACGTGCGCGCAGAATTGAGCAAGCTTCTCCTCGAAGTTCTCCCAAAGGGGCTTGAAAAATTCTTCTTCACGACGTCGGGCACTGAAGCGAACGAAGCGGCGTTCAAGATAGCCCGGATGTACACGGGGAAAACAAAAATCATCGCGCGGTATCACTCCTACCACGGCTCGACCATGGGTTCGATCGCGGCGACAGGCGACCCGCGCCGCTGGGCAATGGAACCCTCTGGAAAAATTCCGGGGGTCATCTTCGCCCCCGAAGTCAATTGTTATCGTTGCCCCCTTCACCACACCTATCCGGAGTGTGGCGTCGCCTGCGTGGAATATGTTGACCATATGATCGAAAATGAGAGCGACGTGGCTGCAGTCATCGTTGAGCCGGTCGTCGGGACCAACGGCGTACTAATTCCACCGAACGAATACATCCCCCGGCTCCGGCAAATCTGCGATAAGCACAATGTTCTGCTCATCGCAGATGAGGTCATGAGCGGATGGGGACGAACGGGCAAGTGGTTCGCGATGGATCATTGGGATGTCAAACCGGATATTCTCACAACGGCAAAAGGAATAACAACGGCCTACGTTCCTTTAGGCCTTTGCGCAACGACAAAAAAAATTGCCGATTATTTCGACGATCATTATTTTTCCCACGGACATACGTACGAAGCTCATCCTTTGACGCTTGCTCCGGCCATCGCCGCGATCAATGAGGTGAAACGGCTCGACCTTGTGCATCGTGCGAATGAGACGGGCGCATACCTGGGTTCAAGGCTTCAGGGCCTTAAGGCCCACCATCGCTCGATCGGCGAGGTGCGAGGGATCGGATTATTTTGGGCGATCGATCTCGTGAAAAGCCAAAAAACGAAGGAACCGTTCAATTCGTATAAGGACAAAATCAGCGGCGCCCCTTTGCTCGTAGAGAAGGTGAACATGGAAATGATGAAAAAGGGCGTGTTCGTCCAGGCGTGGGTGAGCCATTTTGTGATCGCCCCTCCTCTTATCATCACGAAGGAAGAAATAGACCTGGCAATGGACGCATTTGATGATGCGCTGAAGTTGGCAGACGAACAATGCTCGGAATGA
- the aroF gene encoding 3-deoxy-7-phosphoheptulonate synthase: MLIVMKLDASRKEIGAVKEKISSLGFSPHEIPGVQRVAIGITGNKGKVDPENFLTLSGVIDVISVSKPFKLVSREFKPESTIVDVGGSGFGGEELNVIAGPCSVESRGQILEIASLIKESGARFLRGGAFKPRTSPYAFQGLKLEGLEYLKEAAETTGLKVVTEVKDTETLEVVSEHSDVLQIGARNMYNFSLLERVGESGKPVLLKRGLSATIEELLMAAEYILSKGNYNVILCERGIRTFETYTRNTLDLNAIPVIKKLSHLPMIVDPSHGTGAWDLVSPMALAAIAAGADGLMMEVHTHPDQAMSDGFQSLKPDTFLKLMKKVGEIAQIVGRRL, from the coding sequence ATGTTAATCGTGATGAAGCTCGACGCGTCCCGGAAAGAAATCGGCGCGGTAAAAGAAAAAATATCCTCCCTCGGTTTTTCCCCTCATGAGATCCCCGGAGTCCAGCGCGTTGCCATCGGCATCACGGGGAATAAGGGAAAAGTAGACCCGGAAAATTTTCTGACGCTTTCCGGAGTGATCGATGTCATCTCAGTCTCTAAGCCGTTCAAACTTGTCAGCAGGGAATTCAAGCCAGAGTCCACGATTGTCGATGTAGGGGGTTCTGGTTTCGGCGGAGAAGAACTCAACGTTATTGCCGGCCCATGCTCGGTGGAGAGCAGGGGGCAGATTTTGGAAATTGCATCGCTGATCAAAGAATCGGGGGCTCGTTTTTTGCGGGGAGGGGCCTTCAAACCGAGAACTTCACCGTATGCTTTTCAAGGATTGAAGCTGGAGGGGCTGGAGTATCTCAAAGAAGCTGCGGAAACCACCGGCTTGAAGGTTGTGACGGAGGTGAAGGATACGGAGACCCTCGAAGTGGTTTCAGAACATTCCGACGTTTTGCAGATCGGCGCTCGAAACATGTATAATTTTTCCCTCCTCGAGCGGGTGGGCGAGTCGGGCAAGCCGGTGTTGTTGAAACGGGGCCTTTCCGCGACGATCGAAGAATTGCTCATGGCCGCCGAATACATCCTGTCCAAGGGAAACTACAACGTCATCCTTTGCGAGCGCGGGATCAGGACATTCGAAACGTACACGCGGAATACCCTCGATCTCAACGCCATTCCGGTCATAAAAAAATTATCTCATTTGCCGATGATCGTCGATCCGAGTCACGGAACAGGAGCTTGGGATTTAGTCTCGCCGATGGCGCTTGCCGCAATTGCGGCAGGTGCGGATGGACTGATGATGGAAGTTCATACACATCCCGACCAAGCGATGTCCGATGGATTTCAATCGTTGAAACCCGACACGTTTTTGAAGTTGATGAAAAAGGTTGGAGAAATTGCGCAGATTGTCGGACGAAGACTGTAA
- a CDS encoding LemA family protein produces MKSKGLVVALSIIGGILLVGILTVMWGVGVYNKLVAMNEGVNGAWSQVQNQYQRRFDLIPNLVETVKGYATHEKETLEQVVEARAKVGQMTISPEVLKNPQAFQMFEKAQGDLTAALSRLMVVTENYPNLKANENFLQLQAQLEGTENRIAVERKHFNEVVQGYNTAIKTIPTSLIAGFGGFGPKAYFQAQTGAEEAPKVKF; encoded by the coding sequence ATGAAATCAAAAGGTCTCGTCGTCGCGTTATCGATCATCGGGGGAATCCTTCTTGTTGGAATTTTGACGGTGATGTGGGGAGTTGGAGTCTACAATAAACTTGTCGCAATGAACGAAGGAGTGAATGGCGCATGGTCGCAGGTCCAAAATCAGTATCAGAGGCGGTTCGATCTGATACCGAACCTCGTTGAGACCGTTAAAGGGTATGCGACTCACGAAAAGGAGACGTTAGAGCAGGTTGTCGAAGCGCGCGCAAAAGTTGGTCAAATGACAATATCTCCGGAAGTCCTGAAAAACCCCCAGGCGTTTCAGATGTTCGAGAAAGCTCAAGGGGATCTGACAGCTGCGCTATCCCGCCTCATGGTCGTCACGGAGAATTATCCGAACCTCAAAGCGAACGAAAATTTTCTCCAACTGCAGGCTCAGTTAGAAGGAACTGAAAATCGCATAGCGGTCGAGCGGAAGCATTTCAACGAGGTGGTTCAGGGCTATAACACTGCGATCAAAACCATCCCGACCTCTTTGATCGCCGGATTCGGCGGATTCGGTCCCAAAGCCTATTTCCAGGCACAAACTGGCGCAGAAGAAGCGCCCAAAGTAAAATTCTAG
- a CDS encoding TPM domain-containing protein, with protein sequence MALFSSHPLLTEAERKKIAATIAEVEQGTEGEIRVGIRKRRAWGERKLTLHQFALKNFYEHGMDKTKHKNGVLLFFSMSERSFQIIADEGIHNKVTDRYWDDLAASMTGHFKEKRFCDGICEAVKEVGKKLREEFPRTSNDTDELPNDVSIT encoded by the coding sequence ATGGCGTTATTTTCCAGTCATCCATTGTTGACCGAAGCTGAGCGTAAGAAGATCGCGGCGACCATCGCCGAGGTGGAACAAGGAACCGAAGGAGAGATCCGGGTCGGTATCCGAAAAAGGAGGGCGTGGGGCGAACGGAAATTGACGCTCCATCAATTCGCGCTCAAAAATTTCTATGAGCATGGAATGGACAAGACGAAGCACAAGAACGGAGTGCTCCTGTTTTTCTCGATGAGTGAACGTTCATTCCAAATCATCGCGGATGAGGGGATCCATAACAAAGTGACCGATCGGTACTGGGATGATCTGGCTGCTTCGATGACCGGCCACTTTAAGGAGAAGCGCTTCTGCGACGGCATTTGCGAAGCGGTGAAAGAGGTGGGGAAAAAGCTGCGTGAGGAATTTCCGCGCACCTCCAACGACACAGACGAATTGCCGAATGACGTGTCAATAACGTAA
- a CDS encoding nitrilase-related carbon-nitrogen hydrolase yields MKLRVAVAQVDAAVGNVEKNIVRHVAFVKKAIAKKADIVVFPELSLTGYSVRDLNWDLAINVARPDILNPLLRLSKSITVIAGGVEERKNFGLYNSAFVMEDGKIFSGHQKIYPPTYGMFEEMRYFSQGTSARCFNSKHGRLGILICEDLWHISLPYILASDGAEVLITIAASPTRISGASEKLPSATINSEHHKAYARLLSSYLVFCNRVGIEDGINFWGGSEIVDPSGEIIASAKLFDEDLIFADLDEDAVRRARRLSRHFVDESIDFTVEQLRRVRDSRKEQE; encoded by the coding sequence ATGAAGTTGAGAGTAGCCGTTGCCCAGGTTGATGCGGCCGTCGGCAACGTGGAAAAGAACATCGTGCGCCACGTCGCTTTCGTTAAAAAGGCGATTGCGAAAAAGGCCGACATCGTCGTTTTCCCGGAATTGAGTCTTACCGGCTATTCGGTGCGGGACCTCAATTGGGATCTGGCGATCAATGTCGCCAGGCCGGATATTCTCAATCCCCTTTTAAGGCTCAGCAAGTCGATCACGGTCATTGCAGGCGGAGTCGAGGAGCGGAAGAATTTTGGCCTCTACAATTCTGCTTTCGTGATGGAAGACGGAAAGATCTTTTCCGGCCATCAAAAAATTTATCCGCCGACCTACGGCATGTTCGAGGAAATGCGCTACTTCAGCCAGGGGACGAGCGCGCGCTGCTTCAACTCCAAACATGGCCGGCTCGGCATTTTGATCTGCGAAGATTTGTGGCACATTTCACTTCCGTATATTCTCGCGAGCGACGGGGCGGAGGTCCTCATTACGATTGCTGCAAGTCCGACGCGAATTTCCGGCGCTTCGGAAAAGCTTCCGTCGGCGACCATCAACAGTGAACATCACAAAGCGTACGCGCGGCTTCTCAGCTCATATCTCGTTTTTTGCAATCGAGTCGGGATCGAGGACGGCATCAATTTCTGGGGAGGGTCGGAAATCGTCGACCCGTCCGGCGAGATCATCGCATCCGCAAAATTATTTGATGAAGACTTGATCTTCGCCGATTTAGATGAAGATGCTGTCCGGCGGGCGCGCCGCCTATCACGGCACTTTGTCGATGAATCGATCGATTTTACCGTTGAGCAATTGCGGCGCGTGCGAGACAGCAGGAAAGAGCAGGAGTAG
- a CDS encoding nitrilase-related carbon-nitrogen hydrolase, translating to MPRIVKGGLIQCSISESTEKPIETIKKSMIDKHVALIEEAGKKGVQILCLQEIFFGPYFCAEQKTKWYAMVEKIPDGPTVKLMQQYAKKYSMVMVVPIYEEEMTGIYYNTAAVIDAGGEYLGKYRKHHIPQVDPGFWEKFYFKPGNLGYPVFKTRHADIGIYICYDRHFPEGARILGLNGAEIVFNPSATVAGLSEYLWELEQPAHAVANGYFVGAINRVGTEPPWNIGEFYGKSYFCNPRGKIIAQASRDKTELVVAELDLDMIKEVRSVWQFFRDRRPESYKEIAEER from the coding sequence ATGCCTCGCATTGTGAAAGGGGGACTTATACAGTGCTCAATTTCCGAATCGACCGAAAAGCCGATTGAGACGATAAAAAAATCGATGATCGACAAGCATGTCGCCCTTATTGAAGAAGCGGGAAAAAAAGGGGTGCAGATTCTCTGCCTTCAGGAGATTTTCTTCGGCCCGTATTTCTGCGCCGAGCAAAAGACAAAGTGGTATGCCATGGTAGAGAAAATTCCGGACGGGCCTACGGTCAAACTGATGCAGCAGTACGCAAAGAAATATTCGATGGTAATGGTCGTCCCCATTTATGAGGAAGAAATGACCGGGATCTACTATAACACCGCCGCGGTGATCGACGCAGGCGGGGAGTACCTTGGGAAATACAGAAAGCATCACATCCCGCAGGTCGACCCCGGATTTTGGGAAAAATTCTATTTTAAGCCGGGCAACCTCGGCTACCCTGTTTTCAAAACGAGACATGCGGATATCGGCATTTATATATGCTACGACAGGCATTTTCCTGAAGGGGCGCGGATTCTGGGGTTGAATGGGGCGGAAATAGTATTCAATCCATCTGCGACAGTTGCTGGATTATCAGAATATCTCTGGGAACTTGAGCAACCCGCCCATGCAGTAGCAAACGGCTATTTTGTCGGAGCGATCAATAGAGTCGGGACCGAACCCCCGTGGAATATCGGCGAGTTTTATGGAAAGAGCTATTTTTGCAATCCTCGCGGAAAGATCATTGCGCAGGCCAGCAGAGACAAAACAGAACTGGTGGTTGCCGAATTAGACCTCGACATGATCAAGGAAGTCCGCTCAGTCTGGCAGTTTTTCAGAGACCGGCGGCCCGAATCGTATAAAGAGATCGCAGAAGAAAGATAG